A stretch of Ipomoea triloba cultivar NCNSP0323 chromosome 11, ASM357664v1 DNA encodes these proteins:
- the LOC115997279 gene encoding pentatricopeptide repeat-containing protein At5g08305-like yields MHRTHLTNPVSLTQAFITLLQKCKSISDLRQIHAMLTVFGLSQESPFASRILSLAAMSDPSIDYAHRLFLQRPNPTVRDYNALIRGHSHSKNPNKSVFLFVEMLRNGVLPDHLTYPFLIKALAQLSKPRVGGSVHGRAVRDGFVEDMFVLNSLIHLYGSCGDILSARKVFDEIPLKNSVSWNSMLDGYAKSGDVVSMREVFERMPERDVVSWSSLIDGYVKDGEYAEALAVFERMKQVGPRANEVTMVSVLCACAHLGALEQGRMMHSYVVENKLLMTLVLRTSIIDMYAKSGAIEDALLVFRSASMRNTDVLIWNSMIGGLAAHGLVWESLKMYKEMQSLKIQPDEITYLCLLSACAHGGLVKEAWCFFDSLGKNGTKLKNEQYACMIDVLARAGQLTEAYQLMSRMPMEPSASMLGALLSGCLNHRKLDLAEIVGKKLIELDPCHDGRYVGLSNVYALKKCWYEAKAVREAMETRGVKKFPGFSFVETLGALHRFVAHDKTHPKSEEIYIMLHLVLWNMKSVTDFEVQEYE; encoded by the coding sequence ATGCACCGCACACACCTGACAAATCCAGTCTCTCTAACCCAAGCATTTATCACCCTACTACAGAAATGCAAATCAATCTCAGACCTCAGGCAAATCCACGCAATGCTCACTGTGTTCGGCCTCTCCCAAGAAAGCCCATTCGCTTCAAGAATCCTCTCGCTAGCAGCAATGTCCGATCCTTCAATCGATTATGCCCATCGCTTATTCCTTCAACGCCCTAACCCAACTGTCAGGGACTACAATGCTCTCATTAGAGGCCATTCCCACAGCAAGAACCCAAACAAGTCtgtatttttatttgttgaaaTGCTGCGGAACGGTGTCCTCCCCGACCACCTCACGTACCCTTTTCTTATCAAGGCTTTGGCCCAGCTTTCGAAGCCAAGAGTTGGCGGGAGTGTTCATGGGCGTGCGGTGAGAGATGGGTTTGTTGAGGATATGTTTGTTTTGAATTCTTTGATTCATTTGTATGGCTCTTGTGGTGATATTTTGTCTGCAAggaaggtgttcgatgaaattccCCTGAAGAATTCGGTGTCGTGGAACTCGATGTTGGATGGGTATGCGAAATCTGGGGACGTTGTTTCGATGAGGGAGGTGTTTGAAAGGATGCCTGAGAGAGACGTGGTGTCATGGAGCTCACTGATTGATGGGTACGTCAAGGATGGGGAGTATGCGGAGGCTTTGGCTGTTTTTGAAAGAATGAAGCAAGTTGGGCCAAGGGCTAATGAGGTGACCATGGTGAGTGTTTTGTGTGCTTGTGCTCACTTGGGAGCTCTAGAGCAGGGGAGGATGATGCATAGTTACGTGGTTGAGAATAAGTTGCTCATGACTCTAGTTTTGAGGACATCAATCATAGACATGTATGCCAAGAGTGGTGCAATAGAGGATGCATTGTTGGTTTTTCGCAGCGCTTCAATGAGAAATACTGATGTGCTGATTTGGAATTCTATGATTGGAGGGCTAGCAGCCCATGGTCTTGTTTGGGAGTCATTGAAAATGTACAAGGAGATGCAGAGTTTAAAGATTCAACCAGATGAAATCACATACTTGTGCTTGTTGAGTGCTTGTGCACATGGAGGTTTAGTGAAGGAAGCTTGGTGTTTCTTCGATTCTTTGGGCAAAAATGGCACGAAACTGAAGAACGAACAGTATGCTTGCATGATTGATGTTTTAGCCCGCGCTGGTCAGTTAACGGAAGCTTACCAGTTAATGTCTAGAATGCCTATGGAACCATCTGCTTCCATGTTAGGTGCACTACTTAGTGGCTGTCTGAATCACAGAAAACTAGACCTTGCAGAAATAGTGGGAAAGAAGTTGATTGAATTGGACCCTTGTCACGATGGTCGTTATGTTGGCCTTTCAAATGTGTATGCACTAAAGAAATGCTGGTACGAAGCAAAAGCGGTGAGAGAAGCCATGGAAACAAGAGGGGTCAAGAAGTTTCCTGGTTTTAGTTTCGTGGAGACTCTTGGAGCCCTTCACAGATTCGTAGCTCATGACAAAACACACCCCAAGTCAGAAGAAATCTATATAATGTTACACCTAGTGTTGTGGAATATGAAGTCTGTTACTGATTTTGAAGTACAAGAATACGAGTAG
- the LOC115997437 gene encoding uncharacterized protein LOC115997437, translated as MKYYMEWTIWMGVGLTSQQQSRQAQEKPNPCLSVTAPKPLLPMADYEAPTGALIHHETALQALNTIIQLHFEKTLEKKRAVDLQKKELWKMFQLFFLFLSLVFLGQAQSPRLQCRHCWVPIGLLSMAHLIFYVSVAQTLRCINGFKYQRRCHKLTLGLATERLRRLKMRMSSGGAGAEDEIAEEFEIHYQEPPESYFGKFKRNWALHFGFLIFIYVFMISSSVVLLCF; from the coding sequence ATGAAATATTATATGGAGTGGACCATCTGGATGGGTGTGGGTCTAACCAGTCAACAACAGTCTCGTCAAGCTCAAGAGAAACCCAATCCCTGTCTGTCCGTCACAGCTCCCAAACCCCTCCTTCCAATGGCGGACTACGAGGCACCCACCGGCGCCCTGATCCACCACGAGACCGCCCTGCAGGCCCTCAACACCATCATCCAGCTCCATTTCGAGAAGACCCTCGAGAAGAAACGCGCAGTTGACCTCCAGAAGAAGGAGCTATGGAAGATGTTCCagctcttcttcctcttcctgtCCCTGGTTTTCCTGGGCCAAGCCCAGTCGCCCAGGCTGCAGTGCCGCCACTGCTGGGTCCCCATCGGCCTGCTCTCCATGGCCCACCTCATCTTCTACGTCTCCGTGGCCCAGACCCTCAGGTGCATCAATGGCTTCAAGTACCAGCGGCGCTGCCACAAGCTCACGCTGGGCCTCGCCACCGAGCGCCTGCGGCGGCTCAAGATGCGGATGAGCAgcggcggcgccggcgccgaGGACGAGATCGCTGAGGAGTTTGAGATACATTACCAAGAACCGCCTGAGAGTTACTTTGGTAAGTTCAAGAGGAATTGGGCTTTGCATTTTGGATTCTTGATCTTCATCTATGTTTTCATGATCTCTTCCTCTGTTGTTCTCCTTTGCTTCTAG